The Vibrio pomeroyi genome window below encodes:
- the ycfP gene encoding alpha/beta hydrolase YcfP, whose product MIIYLHGFDSTSPGNHEKILQLQFIDDDVRFINYSTLHPKHDMQHLLKEVHKVIEQSDDPHPIICGVGLGGFWSERIGFLCGIKQVVFNPNLHPENNMVGRIDRPEEYEDIATKCVAQYRMKNKGRCLVVLSREDEIHDNSKTAAELEDYYDVIWDEKESHKFKKISQHLQAMKAFKNA is encoded by the coding sequence ATGATTATCTATCTACATGGCTTCGACTCAACAAGCCCGGGCAATCACGAAAAAATACTGCAGTTGCAATTCATTGATGATGACGTTCGTTTCATTAACTACAGTACTTTGCATCCAAAACACGATATGCAGCATTTGCTAAAAGAAGTGCATAAAGTGATAGAGCAATCCGATGATCCGCATCCTATTATTTGTGGTGTTGGTTTAGGTGGTTTTTGGTCTGAGCGTATTGGTTTCTTATGTGGTATTAAGCAGGTGGTCTTCAACCCGAATCTGCATCCTGAGAACAACATGGTGGGTCGCATTGACCGTCCAGAAGAGTACGAAGACATCGCCACTAAGTGTGTCGCTCAATATCGTATGAAGAACAAAGGTCGCTGTTTAGTGGTGCTTTCTCGTGAAGATGAGATTCATGACAATAGCAAAACAGCCGCTGAGCTCGAAGATTACTACGATGTCATCTGGGACGAAAAAGAGAGTCATAAATTCAAAAAGATCTCTCAGCACCTTCAGGCAATGAAAGCGTT
- the hinT gene encoding purine nucleoside phosphoramidase, which yields MAEETIFSKIINKEIPADLLYQDDLVTAFRDINPRAPSHILIIPNKLIPTTNDVEVEDEAMMGRMFTVARKLAKEEGIAEDGYRLIVNCNSHGGQEVYHIHMHLVGGRPLGPLLMS from the coding sequence ATGGCTGAAGAAACCATCTTTAGTAAGATCATCAATAAAGAAATTCCTGCAGATCTGCTATACCAAGACGACTTAGTAACGGCGTTTCGCGATATTAACCCTCGCGCTCCTAGTCATATCCTAATTATCCCGAACAAGCTGATTCCAACGACCAATGATGTTGAAGTAGAAGATGAAGCGATGATGGGACGTATGTTTACTGTTGCTCGTAAGTTAGCAAAAGAAGAAGGCATCGCAGAAGATGGTTACCGTCTTATCGTGAACTGTAATTCTCACGGTGGCCAAGAGGTTTACCACATTCACATGCACTTAGTGGGCGGCCGTCCGCTTGGCCCTCTGCTAATGAGCTAG
- the lpoB gene encoding penicillin-binding protein activator LpoB, translated as MKKSVIALLGLAVILGGCSNKVSYGDAQAVETTTIDFGSTDLQTIAGEMVDSMMASGSVSYITREQRPIVFVERIKNKTSEHIDTESITDTISTKMLNSGKFRFVDMDRVESVRDQLNFQNNDELVNQSSAIQFGKMVGAQYMLYGNLSSIVKKDGSDEDVYYKMTMRLMDLESGLIEWADETEIRKQQSKSLLGL; from the coding sequence ATGAAAAAGAGTGTCATTGCGCTACTAGGTTTAGCGGTTATTTTAGGCGGTTGTTCGAACAAGGTAAGCTACGGTGATGCACAAGCAGTAGAAACCACGACAATCGATTTCGGTTCAACTGACCTTCAAACGATTGCGGGTGAAATGGTCGATAGCATGATGGCTTCTGGTTCAGTGTCTTACATTACTCGTGAACAGCGTCCAATCGTGTTCGTTGAGCGTATCAAGAACAAAACAAGCGAGCACATCGATACTGAGTCAATCACTGACACAATCAGTACTAAAATGCTGAACTCTGGTAAGTTCCGTTTCGTTGATATGGACCGTGTAGAGTCTGTTCGTGACCAACTTAACTTCCAAAACAATGATGAGTTAGTAAACCAAAGCTCAGCAATCCAGTTCGGTAAAATGGTTGGTGCTCAGTACATGTTGTACGGCAACTTATCAAGCATCGTTAAGAAAGACGGTAGCGATGAAGACGTATACTACAAAATGACTATGCGTCTAATGGATCTTGAGTCTGGCTTGATTGAGTGGGCTGACGAGACTGAAATCCGTAAGCAACAATCTAAGAGCCTTTTGGGTCTTTAA
- a CDS encoding YcfL family protein, with amino-acid sequence MKKWLVSLAAVMALAGCADNTAGVRVDSLTQNVFFGDKVLGSRLQVEDIRTDLVDGHTRGIVRLNSNYKGDQHILYRFYWYDDAGLEVNLKQGPWKQAIVRGFESLSLSEVSVNPKATQFRVQFREQ; translated from the coding sequence ATGAAAAAGTGGTTAGTGAGCTTAGCAGCGGTTATGGCTCTGGCTGGTTGTGCTGATAATACAGCTGGCGTAAGGGTTGATAGCCTGACTCAGAACGTTTTCTTTGGTGACAAAGTATTGGGTAGCCGTTTACAGGTTGAAGATATCCGCACCGATCTAGTCGACGGTCATACGCGAGGAATCGTGCGTTTAAACAGTAACTATAAAGGCGACCAACATATCCTTTATCGTTTTTACTGGTACGACGATGCCGGGCTTGAGGTCAACCTAAAACAAGGCCCTTGGAAACAAGCGATTGTTCGTGGTTTTGAAAGTCTTTCGTTGTCGGAAGTGTCGGTAAACCCTAAAGCGACTCAGTTCCGAGTTCAGTTCCGAGAGCAGTAA
- a CDS encoding phosphotransferase, which produces MAIFSWSEAKLLDTSLSSLDGYFSEPPVRAQTLTGGLTNRCWKLVSADGTAYVWRPITPITKAFFISRHEEYQVLSTIERLGIGPSPMVVNEHGLLVEWIDGETLYEGLGIDDLLKTLISVHLVNTARLPLQPFSFTARVDHYWLQLDAIHKTETCTKIYREWRTAPSIPSVDLSLCHFDLGGYNLVRSSDEIKIIDWEYAALADPRLDLTLTIAVAGVPVSEAVNKYCQLRGIHDVQPWLDGVEAWLPRSQMMAMLWYLLAHQLWGDESYLREAEALSHTLCS; this is translated from the coding sequence ATGGCAATTTTTTCTTGGTCTGAGGCTAAGCTTCTTGATACCAGTTTGAGTTCGCTTGATGGTTACTTTTCTGAGCCCCCAGTTAGGGCGCAGACTCTGACAGGCGGTTTGACCAATCGATGTTGGAAGCTGGTTTCAGCCGATGGCACAGCCTATGTGTGGCGCCCAATCACACCGATCACCAAAGCCTTCTTTATCTCTCGTCATGAAGAGTATCAAGTGCTCTCGACGATTGAGCGTCTTGGTATTGGTCCAAGCCCGATGGTAGTGAATGAGCACGGGCTACTGGTTGAATGGATTGATGGTGAGACTCTTTATGAAGGGTTAGGCATTGATGACCTATTGAAAACGCTTATCTCTGTGCATCTGGTTAACACTGCGCGATTGCCGCTCCAACCTTTCAGTTTTACAGCGAGAGTTGACCATTACTGGCTGCAGCTTGATGCGATTCATAAGACGGAAACCTGCACCAAGATTTATCGAGAATGGCGAACCGCTCCAAGTATTCCAAGCGTTGATCTATCTTTGTGCCATTTTGATTTAGGTGGTTACAACTTAGTAAGAAGCAGTGATGAGATTAAGATTATTGATTGGGAATACGCAGCGCTAGCCGACCCTAGGCTTGATCTAACTTTAACCATTGCGGTTGCAGGTGTGCCAGTTTCGGAAGCGGTTAACAAGTATTGTCAGCTGCGAGGCATTCATGATGTTCAGCCTTGGCTCGATGGGGTTGAAGCATGGTTACCAAGAAGCCAAATGATGGCGATGCTGTGGTATTTGCTCGCTCACCAGCTATGGGGTGATGAAAGTTATCTGCGCGAAGCAGAGGCTCTAAGTCACACTTTATGTAGCTAG